A DNA window from candidate division KSB1 bacterium contains the following coding sequences:
- a CDS encoding APC family permease — MQPLRHFSLLCLVYVTVCAGPFGLEEFVRSVGPELAFALLLLTPIFWGLPLLFMSAELAGALPLEGGLYRWVKTAFGDFWGFQAGWWWWLSSFLDCAIYAVLVADYVSFFHPGMSALARWGLALAVIWVFTLLNVRGVAVMGMSATFLTVVLLAPFAIMLILGVPQMAQCPLTLLMPATRETAATLGAGLLMSIWFLSGFEALATASGEIQDAARLLPRALRWVFPLILLSYGLPLWVSLGVDGDWQNWRAGHFADIAAKLGGPWLGGWVSLAGVTANLALFGAWLLSYARIPFAMAADGHLPATLCRLSPRYGTPVTALVVSAMLYSVMAWFDFRSLVEMTIWLILPAMFLEFLALAKLRHSHPDLPRRFRVPGGRLGLVFTVISPIGIGLFAMFGSGTDYVLPGVMALASGPVAFWLGRRFSRHAPAAGHSPQFTARSQ; from the coding sequence GTGCAGCCGCTGCGGCACTTCAGTCTGCTTTGTCTGGTTTATGTCACTGTCTGCGCTGGCCCCTTCGGCCTCGAAGAGTTTGTCCGCAGTGTCGGTCCCGAGCTGGCGTTCGCCTTGTTGTTGCTCACTCCGATTTTTTGGGGATTGCCGCTGCTGTTCATGTCCGCCGAACTGGCGGGCGCGCTGCCGCTGGAGGGTGGCCTTTATCGCTGGGTCAAAACCGCCTTCGGTGATTTTTGGGGATTTCAGGCGGGCTGGTGGTGGTGGCTCAGTTCATTTCTGGATTGCGCCATCTATGCCGTGCTGGTGGCGGATTATGTCTCCTTCTTCCATCCCGGCATGAGCGCACTGGCGCGTTGGGGTCTCGCGCTGGCCGTGATTTGGGTCTTCACGCTGCTGAATGTGCGCGGTGTCGCTGTGATGGGCATGAGCGCGACGTTCCTCACCGTCGTGCTGCTCGCACCCTTTGCGATCATGCTCATACTCGGCGTACCGCAGATGGCACAGTGTCCCCTCACCCTGCTGATGCCCGCCACGCGGGAGACGGCCGCAACGCTGGGCGCGGGTTTGCTGATGAGTATTTGGTTCCTCAGCGGCTTCGAGGCGCTCGCCACAGCCTCCGGCGAAATCCAGGATGCGGCACGTCTCCTGCCCCGCGCGCTGCGTTGGGTTTTTCCGCTGATCCTCCTGAGCTACGGCCTGCCGCTTTGGGTGAGTTTGGGGGTCGATGGGGACTGGCAAAATTGGCGCGCCGGCCACTTTGCTGACATTGCCGCGAAGCTGGGCGGGCCGTGGTTGGGCGGATGGGTGTCGCTGGCGGGGGTAACCGCGAATCTGGCATTGTTTGGCGCGTGGTTGCTCTCCTATGCCCGCATTCCCTTCGCGATGGCGGCAGACGGCCATTTGCCCGCAACGTTGTGCCGCCTCTCACCGCGCTACGGCACTCCGGTGACGGCACTGGTGGTGAGCGCAATGCTCTACAGCGTGATGGCGTGGTTCGATTTCCGCAGCCTGGTGGAGATGACCATCTGGCTGATTCTGCCGGCCATGTTCCTGGAGTTTCTCGCGCTGGCCAAATTGCGCCACAGTCATCCCGATTTGCCACGACGCTTTCGTGTGCCCGGCGGCCGCCTTGGGTTGGTTTTCACCGTCATCTCGCCGATTGGAATTGGTCTGTTCGCCATGTTTGGCAGCGGCACGGATTATGTCCTGCCGGGCGTCATGGCGCTGGCCAGTGGTCCGGTGGCCTTTTGGCTGGGCCGGCGCTTTTCCCGACACGCGCCGGCTGCCGGGCACTCTCCCCAGTTCACGGCACGATCGCAATGA
- a CDS encoding HAD-IA family hydrolase yields MPAPSFQPTLLVFDLDGTLVDTRQDLANAVNHALHSLGRPPLPLAHLTACLGDGARMLLTRALPGGSAAEIEAGLRRFREFYAEHLLDHSRLYPGVRETLRHFAGKKKALLSNKPQEFVTAMLQRLQLAGHFDMIVGGHPARKLKPDPQSLLDILANLGVAPVSALIIGDGENDLIAGRAAGIATCAVLYGYRPAETLLALQPDYTVQALPELISLIT; encoded by the coding sequence TTGCCGGCCCCTTCCTTTCAACCCACTCTGCTCGTTTTCGATCTCGACGGCACGCTGGTCGATACCCGCCAGGATTTGGCCAACGCTGTAAATCATGCCTTGCACTCCCTCGGGCGCCCGCCTCTGCCGCTCGCACACCTGACCGCCTGCTTGGGCGACGGCGCACGCATGCTGCTAACGCGCGCTCTCCCCGGCGGCAGCGCCGCGGAAATTGAAGCCGGCCTGCGCCGTTTCCGCGAATTCTATGCCGAACATCTCCTCGATCATTCGCGCCTGTATCCCGGCGTGCGGGAAACCCTGCGTCATTTTGCCGGCAAAAAGAAAGCCCTGCTTTCCAACAAACCGCAGGAGTTCGTGACCGCCATGCTGCAGCGCTTGCAGCTTGCCGGTCATTTCGACATGATCGTGGGCGGCCACCCGGCGCGCAAACTCAAACCCGATCCCCAGTCCCTGCTTGACATCCTGGCAAACCTCGGGGTGGCCCCCGTCAGCGCGCTCATCATCGGTGACGGCGAAAATGATCTGATCGCCGGCCGCGCCGCCGGCATCGCCACCTGCGCCGTGCTCTACGGCTACCGACCGGCCGAAACCCTGCTGGCTCTGCAACCGGATTATACCGTGCAAGCTCTGCCCGAACTGATCTCTCTGATCACCTGA
- a CDS encoding flagellar assembly protein FliW, translating to MEIQHRHLGEVTFSENEVVTFPQGLLGFLRFKKYIFLEPPEYLPFRWMISIENPEVSFMLMNPLTCCTDYSPNITRRDLNELSAENPQSLEMYSIVTMNLDPRLATVNLSGPILVNKAMKIGKQLVLLDDRYSTKHRIIQS from the coding sequence ATGGAAATCCAGCATCGTCACCTGGGTGAGGTGACCTTTTCGGAGAACGAGGTCGTCACCTTTCCCCAAGGATTGCTTGGCTTTCTACGGTTCAAGAAGTACATCTTTCTGGAACCGCCGGAGTACCTGCCGTTTCGATGGATGATCAGCATTGAGAATCCGGAAGTGAGTTTCATGCTGATGAATCCGCTCACCTGCTGCACCGATTACAGCCCCAACATTACCCGCCGCGATCTCAACGAATTGTCCGCCGAGAATCCGCAAAGCCTCGAGATGTACTCTATTGTAACGATGAATCTTGATCCCCGCTTGGCCACTGTCAACCTGAGTGGCCCGATTCTCGTCAACAAGGCGATGAAGATCGGCAAACAATTGGTGCTCCTTGACGATCGCTACTCGACCAAGCACCGCATTATTCAATCGTAG
- the csrA gene encoding carbon storage regulator CsrA yields the protein MLVLTRRLGETIVIGDDIVIKIVDIHGKQIRVGIEAPAEISVYRGEIYERIMLENKAAVEAALGDVKTMTDGLKELMSSKPIVGHSDDAKSSIT from the coding sequence ATGCTGGTCTTGACAAGGAGGTTGGGTGAGACAATCGTCATCGGTGATGATATCGTAATCAAGATCGTGGACATTCATGGGAAACAAATCCGGGTGGGTATCGAAGCGCCCGCCGAGATCAGCGTCTATCGGGGGGAGATTTACGAACGGATTATGTTGGAGAACAAGGCTGCCGTCGAAGCCGCCCTGGGGGATGTCAAGACCATGACCGATGGTCTGAAAGAGTTGATGTCCAGCAAGCCCATCGTTGGTCACTCCGATGATGCCAAGTCATCCATCACCTGA
- a CDS encoding polysaccharide biosynthesis tyrosine autokinase, giving the protein MFRFLTIALIQEYFTMEELRERQISFNDYVRILYRGRWIILTAFSVVMLITGYITFTTKPVYEASAKLMIEEKGGVEDEIFDIGGFIKKETMINNQVEILKSRSLAETTINRLQKSQFADQLELLNPEAELDSHFLADIGRWFAGLFGTPADSAGEVALDDIVEELRNRITIIPIRDTDMIEIKVAAASPEEAAFITNTLVQSYSERNRLSSQEEVRQVKNFLEEQLQNIERQLARSEEELKTFKETQKVVALPNETQELIRKLAEFEGLYNEALTEYNANQQRLQYVDRQLEANKQNFDLDNVSVTPYFEGLKRQIGELQGKRALYLANLINQGVYREDDPQLRKFDDQIELLNRQLREEILKFTKLDVLDPVSFGSNLIARKVEIEANLQALQPKLEALQGIIRQYSRELESLPEKSLQLARLERAATVDEKIYLMMQEKYEESRITEVGQLGQVRIIDTARAPKEPIKPRKKLYLVVGALIGLGLGLALTFMFEYIDNSVRSIEDVERLGITVLGSIPMIKQEEAVKRLKVMPNMNGSQDSEEVRKIAARLITHFAPKSPISEAYRTFRTNLQYTRLDRDLKALLVTSPGPGEGKSTSVSNLAITMAQMGSRVLLIDSDLRRPVLHTIFKVDRRIGLSNILVGKATIAEAVQPTEIDNLYVLPCGTLPPNPSELLASNAMTRTLEEMKQMYDIVLFDSPPIIAVTDAAVLGPRLDGVILVLKSGQTDREAAFRAYTLLKNVNARLLGALLNGVHIESMYGSYYYYYHYYYYGRDGEKKRKTRRSSHSRA; this is encoded by the coding sequence GTGTTCCGGTTCCTCACCATCGCACTCATTCAGGAATATTTTACCATGGAAGAACTGCGGGAGCGACAAATCTCGTTCAATGACTACGTGCGGATTCTCTATCGCGGGCGCTGGATCATTCTCACCGCCTTCAGTGTGGTGATGCTGATCACCGGCTATATCACCTTCACCACCAAACCGGTGTATGAGGCCTCCGCCAAGCTGATGATCGAAGAGAAGGGCGGCGTGGAGGACGAGATTTTCGACATCGGCGGCTTCATCAAGAAGGAGACGATGATCAACAACCAGGTCGAGATCCTGAAGAGCCGCAGCCTCGCCGAGACCACGATCAACCGGCTGCAAAAATCGCAATTTGCCGATCAGCTCGAATTGCTCAACCCGGAAGCCGAGTTGGACAGCCATTTTCTCGCCGACATCGGCCGCTGGTTTGCCGGCTTGTTCGGTACGCCGGCGGATTCTGCCGGGGAAGTGGCGCTGGATGACATTGTGGAAGAGTTGCGCAATCGCATCACCATCATCCCCATCCGCGACACGGACATGATCGAAATCAAGGTTGCTGCCGCCTCACCGGAGGAAGCCGCCTTTATCACCAACACGCTGGTGCAATCCTACAGTGAGCGCAACCGTCTCAGCAGCCAGGAGGAAGTGCGGCAGGTGAAGAACTTCCTGGAAGAGCAACTGCAGAACATCGAGCGGCAACTGGCGCGCTCCGAGGAGGAGCTCAAAACCTTCAAGGAGACGCAGAAGGTCGTGGCGCTGCCCAACGAAACCCAGGAACTCATCCGCAAACTTGCCGAATTCGAAGGCCTCTACAACGAAGCGCTCACCGAATACAACGCCAATCAGCAGCGGCTGCAGTATGTCGACCGGCAACTCGAGGCCAACAAGCAGAATTTCGACCTGGACAACGTCTCGGTGACACCCTATTTCGAGGGTTTGAAAAGACAGATCGGCGAGCTGCAGGGCAAACGCGCACTCTACCTGGCGAATCTCATCAACCAGGGCGTCTATCGTGAGGATGACCCGCAACTTCGCAAGTTCGATGATCAAATCGAGCTACTCAACCGACAATTGCGCGAGGAGATCCTGAAGTTCACCAAGCTCGACGTGCTCGATCCGGTTTCCTTCGGTTCGAACCTGATCGCGCGCAAGGTGGAAATCGAGGCGAATCTGCAGGCGCTGCAGCCCAAGCTCGAGGCCCTGCAGGGCATCATCCGGCAATACAGCCGCGAGCTGGAATCGCTGCCGGAAAAGAGTCTGCAACTGGCGCGGCTGGAGCGCGCCGCTACGGTAGACGAGAAGATCTACCTGATGATGCAGGAGAAATACGAGGAATCCCGCATTACCGAAGTTGGCCAGCTCGGCCAGGTGCGCATCATCGACACCGCGCGCGCGCCCAAGGAGCCGATTAAGCCGCGCAAGAAGCTTTATCTCGTGGTGGGGGCGTTGATCGGCCTGGGGCTGGGCCTGGCGCTCACGTTCATGTTCGAATACATCGACAACTCGGTGCGCTCGATCGAGGATGTCGAGCGCCTGGGGATCACCGTGCTGGGCTCGATCCCGATGATCAAACAGGAGGAGGCGGTGAAGCGGTTGAAAGTCATGCCGAACATGAACGGCTCGCAGGACAGCGAGGAGGTGCGCAAGATCGCCGCCCGCCTGATCACCCATTTCGCGCCCAAGTCGCCGATCTCGGAGGCCTACCGCACTTTTCGCACCAACCTGCAGTACACCCGGCTGGACCGCGACCTGAAGGCACTGCTGGTGACCAGTCCCGGACCGGGCGAGGGCAAATCGACCTCGGTTTCCAATCTCGCCATCACCATGGCGCAAATGGGCAGCCGCGTGCTGCTGATCGACTCGGATTTGCGCCGCCCGGTACTGCACACCATCTTCAAGGTCGACCGCCGCATCGGCCTGTCGAATATTCTGGTGGGCAAGGCCACGATCGCGGAGGCGGTGCAACCCACGGAGATCGACAATCTTTATGTGTTGCCCTGTGGCACACTGCCGCCCAACCCCTCCGAGTTGCTCGCGTCGAACGCCATGACACGCACGCTGGAAGAGATGAAGCAGATGTATGACATCGTGCTGTTCGACAGCCCGCCCATCATCGCGGTCACCGATGCCGCGGTGCTGGGACCGCGGCTGGACGGCGTGATCCTGGTGTTGAAATCCGGCCAAACCGACCGGGAAGCCGCGTTCCGTGCCTACACCCTGCTCAAGAATGTCAATGCCCGCCTGCTGGGCGCGCTGCTCAATGGCGTGCATATCGAGAGCATGTACGGCAGCTACTACTATTACTATCATTACTACTACTATGGCAGGGACGGCGAGAAAAAACGCAAAACCCGGCGCAGCAGCCACAGTCGCGCCTGA